A section of the Babylonia areolata isolate BAREFJ2019XMU chromosome 1, ASM4173473v1, whole genome shotgun sequence genome encodes:
- the LOC143290853 gene encoding uncharacterized protein LOC143290853, which yields MARRFGVSAAVLTLLMTGQVGEVRGGPVRTTCAWDQYYDDHVQACGPCNELCDATRLSSTAQQCDRLCSEYVASTKCLADQYYDPVAKSCAPCGELCSEGDAKGRSHDCLHRCGKHVEAKQAGAGRSHPTSPDTDTGHTSSSWLPGIVATVTVSVMAVVAILGLTAVHRFRQTQGRYQPAPGRDVTNPPTNSEQATRVSTPVQVSNEDMAADQVVNGWQRQMSPLLGTAATQGDHVQYGIAETDPAAPSSAAFWHVQHQQYSC from the exons atggCGAGGAGGTTCGGGGTCAGTGCTGCTGTCCTGACACTGCTGATGACGGGGCAGGTGGGTGAGGTGCGGGGCGGGCCAGTCAGGACCACGTGTGCCTGGGATCAGTATTATGATGACCACGTGCAGGCCTGCGGACCGTGCAACGAGCTGTGTGATGCCACCAGGCTGTCCAGCACCGCTCAGCAGTGTGACCGGCTGTGCTCCG aGTACGTTGCCTCCACCAAGTGTCTGGCTGACCAGTACTATGACCCAGTGGCCAAAAGTTGTGCCCCTTGTGGCGAGCTCTGCAGTGAAGGAGACGCGAAGGGTAGAAGCCATGACTGCTTGCACAGATGTGGCA aacaCGTGGAGGCCAAACAAGCCGGGGCGGGGAGGTCACACCCCACCagcccagacacagacaccggccacacctcctcctcctggctTCCAGGGATCGTCGCCACGGTGACGGTCAGCGTCATGGCCGTGGTCGCCATCCTGGGCCTCACAGCAGTTCACCGCTTCAGGCAGACGCAGGGCCGCTACCAGCCCGCACCCGGACGTGACGTCACTAACCCGCCAACCAATAGCGAGCAGGCCACGCGCGTCAGCACCCCGGTGCAGGTCTCCAACGAAGACATGGCTGCAGACCAAGTCGTGAACGGCTGGCAGCGCCAGATGTCTCCTCTCCTGGGCACTGCCGCCACACAGGGGGACCACGTGCAATACGGCATCGCGGAAACGGACCCCGCGGCTCCCAGCTCTGCGGCCTTCTGGCATGTCCAGCATCAGCAGTACTCGTGCTGA
- the LOC143290865 gene encoding uncharacterized protein LOC143290865, with protein MMTTCRPADRATSCVMPPGCPAPLSSVTGCAPSTLPPRSVWLTSTMTQWPKVVSLVASSAVKETRSVDAMTTCADVAASGFLEHVEAKQPGAGRSHPTGPDTDTGHTSSSSWLPGIVATVTVNVMAVVAILGLTAVHRFRQTQGRYQPAPGRDVTDSSTNSEQATRVSTPVQVSNEDMAADQVVNGSQRQMSPLLDTAATQGDHVQYGIAETDPAAPSSAAFWHVQHQQYSC; from the exons ATGATGACCACGTGCAGGCCTGCGGACCGTGCAACGAGCTGTGTGATGCCACCAGGCTGTCCAGCACCGCTCAGCAGTGTGACCGGCTGTGCTCCG AGTACGTTGCCTCCACGAAGTGTCTGGCTGACCAGTACTATGACCCAGTGGCCAAAAGTTGTGTCCCTTGTGGCGAGCTCTGCAGTGAAGGAGACGCGAAGCGTAGACGCCATGACAACTTGCGCAGACGTGGCAGCAAGTGGATTTCTGG AACACGTGGAGGCCAAACAACCCGGGGCGGGGAGGTCACACCCCACCggcccagacacagacaccggccacacctcctcctcctcgtggcTTCCAGGGATCGTCGCCACGGTGACGGTCAACGTCATGGCCGTGGTCGCCATCCTGGGCCTCACAGCAGTTCACCGCTTCAGGCAGACGCAGGGCCGCTACCAGCCCGCACCCGGACGTGACGTCACTGACTCGTCAACCAATAGCGAGCAGGCCACGCGCGTCAGCACCCCGGTGCAGGTCTCCAACGAAGACATGGCTGCAGACCAAGTCGTGAACGGCTCGCAGCGCCAGATGTCTCCTCTCCTGGACACTGCCGCCACACAGGGGGACCACGTGCAATACGGCATCGCGGAAACGGACCCCGCAGCTCCCAGCTCTGCGGCCTTCTGGCATGTCCAGCATCAGCAGTACTCGTGCTGA